In the Pseudomonas sp. DTU_2021_1001937_2_SI_NGA_ILE_001 genome, one interval contains:
- the putA gene encoding trifunctional transcriptional regulator/proline dehydrogenase/L-glutamate gamma-semialdehyde dehydrogenase has protein sequence MATTTLGVKLDEQTRERLKSAAQGIDRTPHWVIKQAIFNYLERLESGAPLLELNGHDAREGDERVDAPADTGYQPFLDFAESILPQSVLRAAITSAYRRPEQEVVPMLLEQARLPAPQAEATHKLAASIADKLRHQKSAGGRAGIVQGLLQEFSLSSQEGVALMCLAEALLRIPDKGTRDALIRDKISTGNWQPHLGNSPSLFVNAATWGLLLTGKLVSTHNETGLTSSLSRIIGKSGEPMIRKGVDMAMRLMGEQFVTGETIGEALANAAKFESKGFRYSYDMLGEAALTEHDAQKYLASYEQAIHSIGKASHGRGIYEGPGISIKLSALHPRYSRAQYERVMDELYPRLLSLTLLAKQYDIGLNIDAEEADRLELSLDLLERLCFEPQLAGWNGIGFVIQAYQKRCPYVIDYVIDLARRSRHRLMIRLVKGAYWDSEIKRAQLDGLEGYPVYTRKVYTDVSYIACARKLLAAPEVIYPQFATHNAHTLAAIYHIAGQNYYPGQYEFQCLHGMGEPLYEQVVGKVADGKLNRPCRVYAPVGTHETLLAYLVRRLLENGANTSFVNRIADQSISIQELVADPVTSIERMATQEGQCGLPHPRIPLPRELYGRERANSSGIDMANEHRLASLSSALLSSANHEWQAGPLLGCPASEQTPQAVLNPSDHRDVVGHVQEATLADVNGAIQCAMSAGPIWQATPPGERAAILERAADLMEGEIQPLMGLLVREAGKTYLNAIAEVREAVDFLRYYAVQARSEFSNDSHRPLGPVVCISPWNFPLAIFTGQVAAALAAGNPVLAKPAEQTPLVAAQAVRILLEAGIPEGALQLLPGRGETVGAGLVGDERVKGVMFTGSTEVARLLQRNVAGRLDAQGRPIPLIAETGGQNAMIVDSSALTEQVVIDVVSSAFDSAGQRCSALRVLCLQEDSADRVIEMLKGAMAESRLGNPERLAVDIGPVIDAEAKAGIEKHIQTMRDKGRAVYQMALADTDEIKRGTFVMPTLIELESFDELQREIFGPVLHVVRYARKDLDALIGQINASGYGLTLGVHTRIDETIAKVIDKAHAGNLYVNRNIVGAVVGVQPFGGEGLSGTGPKAGGPLYLYRLLSTRPQEAIARSFAAADAGSAPDTRLHEALLKPLEAFKAWAASQQREELVQLSDSFAAQSQSGISRALSGPTGERNSYTILPREQVLCLADDEGDLLAQLTAVLAVGSRALWLDGEPGRSLYKRLPREVQARVQLVNDWQRDEVSFDAVLHHGDSDQLRAICEQVAQRSGAIVGVHGLPYGETGIALERLVIERALSVNTAAAGGNASLMTIG, from the coding sequence ATGGCCACCACCACTTTGGGCGTCAAGCTCGACGAGCAGACCCGCGAACGCCTGAAAAGCGCTGCACAGGGCATTGATCGCACCCCGCACTGGGTGATCAAGCAGGCGATCTTCAATTACCTCGAACGGCTCGAAAGTGGTGCCCCCCTGCTGGAACTCAACGGCCACGACGCCCGCGAGGGCGATGAACGCGTCGATGCACCGGCCGACACCGGTTACCAGCCGTTCCTCGACTTCGCCGAGAGCATTCTGCCGCAATCGGTGCTGCGCGCCGCCATCACCTCGGCCTACCGCCGCCCTGAACAGGAAGTGGTGCCCATGCTGCTGGAGCAGGCGCGCCTGCCCGCCCCGCAAGCCGAAGCCACCCACAAACTGGCCGCCAGCATCGCCGACAAGCTGCGCCACCAGAAAAGCGCCGGTGGCCGCGCCGGCATCGTCCAGGGCCTGCTGCAGGAATTCTCGCTGTCGTCGCAGGAAGGCGTGGCGCTGATGTGCCTGGCCGAAGCCCTGCTGCGCATCCCGGACAAAGGCACCCGCGACGCGCTGATCCGCGACAAGATCAGCACCGGCAACTGGCAGCCGCACCTGGGCAACAGCCCGTCGCTGTTCGTCAACGCCGCGACCTGGGGCCTGCTGCTGACCGGCAAGCTGGTCTCGACCCACAACGAAACCGGTCTGACCTCCTCGCTGAGCCGCATCATCGGCAAGAGCGGCGAACCGATGATCCGCAAGGGCGTGGACATGGCCATGCGCCTGATGGGCGAGCAGTTCGTCACCGGCGAAACCATCGGCGAGGCCCTGGCCAACGCCGCCAAGTTCGAGAGCAAGGGCTTCCGCTACTCCTACGACATGCTCGGCGAAGCCGCGCTGACCGAACACGACGCGCAGAAGTACCTGGCCTCCTACGAGCAGGCCATCCACTCCATCGGCAAGGCCTCCCACGGCCGGGGCATCTATGAAGGGCCGGGCATCTCCATCAAGCTCTCGGCCCTGCATCCGCGCTACAGCCGCGCCCAGTACGAGCGGGTCATGGACGAGCTGTACCCGCGCCTGCTGTCGCTGACCCTGCTGGCCAAGCAATACGACATCGGCCTGAACATCGACGCCGAAGAGGCCGACCGTCTGGAGCTGTCGCTGGACCTGCTCGAACGCCTGTGCTTCGAGCCGCAACTGGCCGGCTGGAACGGCATCGGTTTCGTCATCCAGGCCTACCAGAAGCGCTGCCCGTACGTGATCGACTACGTCATCGACCTGGCCCGCCGCAGCCGCCATCGCCTGATGATCCGCCTGGTGAAAGGCGCCTACTGGGACAGCGAGATCAAGCGCGCCCAGCTCGACGGCCTGGAAGGCTACCCGGTATACACCCGCAAGGTGTACACCGACGTGTCCTATATCGCGTGTGCGCGCAAGCTGCTCGCCGCGCCGGAGGTCATCTACCCGCAGTTCGCGACCCACAACGCGCACACCCTGGCGGCCATCTACCACATCGCTGGGCAGAACTATTACCCCGGCCAGTACGAATTCCAGTGCCTGCACGGCATGGGCGAGCCGCTCTACGAGCAAGTGGTGGGCAAGGTCGCCGACGGCAAGCTGAACCGCCCGTGCCGGGTGTACGCGCCAGTGGGCACCCATGAAACCCTGCTGGCCTACCTGGTACGCCGCCTGCTGGAGAACGGCGCCAACACCTCGTTCGTCAACCGTATCGCCGACCAGTCGATTTCCATCCAGGAACTGGTCGCCGACCCGGTCACCAGCATCGAACGCATGGCCACCCAGGAAGGCCAGTGCGGCCTGCCACATCCGCGCATTCCGCTGCCACGCGAGCTGTATGGTCGCGAACGCGCCAACTCCAGCGGCATCGACATGGCCAACGAACATCGTCTGGCGTCGCTGTCCTCCGCGCTGCTGAGCAGCGCCAACCACGAATGGCAAGCCGGACCGCTGCTCGGCTGCCCGGCCAGCGAGCAAACCCCGCAAGCCGTGCTCAACCCGTCCGACCATCGCGACGTGGTGGGGCATGTGCAGGAAGCCACCCTGGCCGACGTCAACGGCGCCATCCAGTGCGCCATGAGCGCCGGGCCGATCTGGCAGGCCACGCCGCCTGGCGAGCGCGCGGCGATCCTGGAGCGCGCCGCCGACCTGATGGAAGGCGAGATCCAGCCGCTGATGGGCCTGCTGGTGCGCGAAGCTGGCAAGACCTACCTCAACGCCATCGCCGAAGTGCGCGAAGCCGTGGACTTCCTGCGCTATTACGCGGTGCAGGCGCGCAGCGAATTCAGCAATGACAGCCATCGCCCGCTGGGCCCGGTGGTGTGCATCAGCCCGTGGAACTTCCCCCTGGCGATCTTCACCGGCCAGGTGGCTGCGGCCCTGGCCGCCGGCAACCCGGTGCTGGCCAAGCCGGCCGAACAGACCCCGCTGGTCGCAGCCCAGGCGGTGCGCATCCTGCTCGAAGCGGGCATTCCGGAAGGCGCCCTGCAACTGCTGCCCGGCCGCGGTGAAACCGTCGGCGCCGGACTGGTCGGCGACGAGCGCGTGAAGGGCGTGATGTTCACCGGCTCCACCGAAGTGGCGCGCCTGCTGCAACGCAATGTCGCCGGTCGCCTGGACGCCCAGGGTCGGCCGATCCCGCTGATCGCCGAGACTGGCGGCCAGAACGCCATGATCGTCGACTCCTCGGCGCTCACTGAACAAGTCGTCATCGATGTGGTGTCCTCGGCCTTCGACAGCGCCGGCCAGCGCTGCTCGGCACTGCGCGTGCTGTGCCTGCAGGAAGACTCCGCCGACCGCGTGATCGAAATGCTCAAGGGCGCCATGGCCGAGAGCCGCCTGGGTAACCCCGAGCGCCTGGCCGTGGACATCGGCCCGGTGATCGACGCCGAGGCCAAGGCCGGTATCGAGAAACACATCCAGACCATGCGCGACAAGGGCCGCGCCGTATACCAGATGGCCCTGGCCGACACCGACGAGATCAAGCGTGGCACCTTCGTGATGCCGACCCTGATCGAACTGGAAAGCTTCGATGAGCTGCAACGCGAGATCTTCGGTCCGGTGCTGCACGTGGTGCGCTATGCCCGCAAGGACCTCGACGCGCTGATCGGCCAGATCAACGCCTCGGGCTATGGCCTGACCCTCGGTGTACACACGCGCATCGACGAGACCATCGCCAAGGTCATCGACAAGGCGCATGCCGGCAACCTCTACGTGAACCGCAACATCGTCGGCGCCGTGGTCGGCGTACAGCCGTTCGGCGGCGAAGGTCTGTCCGGCACCGGCCCGAAAGCCGGTGGCCCGCTGTACCTGTACCGCCTGCTCAGCACCCGCCCGCAAGAGGCCATCGCCCGCTCGTTCGCCGCTGCCGATGCCGGCAGCGCGCCAGACACCCGCCTGCATGAAGCGCTGCTCAAGCCCCTGGAAGCCTTCAAGGCCTGGGCGGCCAGCCAGCAGCGCGAGGAGCTGGTGCAACTGAGCGACAGCTTCGCCGCGCAATCGCAGAGCGGCATCAGCCGCGCCCTGTCCGGGCCGACCGGCGAGCGCAACAGCTACACCATCCTGCCGCGTGAACAGGTGCTGTGCCTGGCCGACGACGAAGGCGACCTGCTCGCGCAGCTGACTGCGGTGCTGGCGGTGGGCAGTCGTGCGCTGTGGCTGGACGGCGAACCCGGCCGCTCGCTGTACAAGCGCCTGCCTCGCGAAGTCCAGGCCCGCGTGCAACTGGTCAATGACTGGCAGCGTGACGAGGTGAGCTTCGATGCCGTGCTGCACCACGGCGACAGCGACCAACTGCGGGCGATCTGCGAGCAGGTTGCGCAACGCAGCGGTGCCATCGTCGGCGTGCATGGCCTGCCGTACGGCGAAACCGGTATCGCCCTGGAGCGCCTGGTCATCGAACGCGCACTGAGCGTCAACACCGCGGCGGCCGGCGGCAACGCCAGCCTGATGACCATCGGCTGA
- the putP gene encoding sodium/proline symporter PutP — MSFFNPTLITFVVYIAAMVLIGFMAYRSTNNFSDYILGGRSLGSLVTALSAGASDMSGWLLMGLPGAIFVSGLSESWIAIGLIAGAYLNWLFVAGRLRVHTEYNGDALTLPDYFSSRFEDRSGVLRIISAVVILVFFTIYCASGIVAGARLFESTFGMSYETALWAGAAATIAYTFVGGFLAVSWTDTVQASLMIFALILTPIFVLLATGGVDPTFLAIEAQVPGSFDMFKGTTFIGVISLLAWGLGYFGQPHILARFMAADSAKSIANARRISMTWMILCLGGAVAVGFFGIAYFSANPDVAGPVTENPERVFIELSKLLFNPWVAGVLLSAILAAVMSTLSCQLLVCSSALTEDFYKAYLRKGATQKELVWVGRAMVLLVAVVAIFLAANPNNRVLGLVSYAWAGFGAAFGPVVLISLLWKGMTRNGALAGVVVGAVTVVLWKQFTSFGLYEIVPGFIFASIAIVVFSLLGQKPSAAMQARFDTADKAYKDAVR, encoded by the coding sequence ATGAGTTTCTTCAATCCCACCCTGATCACCTTCGTGGTCTACATCGCGGCCATGGTCCTGATCGGTTTCATGGCCTATCGCTCGACCAACAATTTCTCTGACTACATCCTCGGCGGGCGCAGCCTCGGCAGCCTGGTCACGGCGCTGTCGGCAGGTGCCTCGGACATGAGCGGCTGGCTGCTGATGGGCCTGCCAGGGGCGATTTTTGTTTCCGGCCTGTCGGAAAGCTGGATCGCCATCGGCCTGATCGCTGGTGCCTATCTGAACTGGCTGTTCGTCGCCGGGCGCCTGCGCGTGCACACCGAGTACAACGGTGACGCCCTGACCCTGCCGGACTACTTCTCCAGCCGTTTCGAAGATCGCAGTGGGGTACTGCGTATCATCTCGGCAGTGGTGATTCTGGTGTTCTTCACCATTTATTGCGCCTCGGGCATCGTCGCCGGTGCGCGCCTGTTCGAAAGCACCTTCGGCATGTCCTATGAAACGGCGCTGTGGGCCGGCGCTGCGGCGACCATCGCCTACACCTTCGTCGGTGGCTTCCTGGCAGTGAGCTGGACGGACACCGTGCAGGCCTCGCTGATGATCTTCGCGCTGATCCTCACACCGATCTTCGTGTTGCTGGCCACTGGCGGCGTCGACCCGACGTTCCTGGCCATCGAGGCGCAGGTACCGGGCAGCTTCGATATGTTCAAGGGCACCACCTTCATCGGTGTGATCTCCCTGCTGGCCTGGGGCCTGGGCTATTTCGGCCAGCCGCATATCCTGGCGCGCTTCATGGCCGCCGATTCGGCCAAGTCGATCGCCAACGCCCGACGCATCTCCATGACCTGGATGATCCTGTGCCTGGGCGGCGCGGTGGCCGTGGGCTTCTTCGGTATCGCCTATTTCTCGGCCAACCCTGATGTCGCCGGCCCGGTGACGGAAAACCCGGAGCGGGTGTTCATTGAGCTGTCCAAGCTGCTGTTCAACCCTTGGGTGGCGGGCGTGCTGCTGTCGGCGATTCTCGCGGCAGTGATGAGTACCCTGAGCTGCCAGCTGCTGGTGTGCTCCAGCGCGCTGACCGAAGACTTCTACAAGGCCTACCTGCGCAAGGGCGCCACGCAGAAGGAGCTGGTCTGGGTCGGTCGGGCCATGGTGCTGCTGGTGGCGGTGGTGGCCATTTTCCTGGCTGCTAACCCGAACAACCGTGTGCTCGGTCTGGTCAGCTACGCCTGGGCCGGCTTCGGTGCGGCCTTTGGCCCGGTGGTGTTGATCTCGCTGCTGTGGAAGGGCATGACCCGCAATGGTGCGTTGGCCGGCGTGGTGGTCGGTGCGGTTACCGTCGTGCTGTGGAAGCAGTTCACCAGCTTCGGCCTGTACGAGATCGTGCCGGGCTTTATCTTCGCCAGTATCGCCATCGTGGTGTTCAGCCTGCTGGGCCAGAAGCCCTCGGCGGCGATGCAAGCGCGTTTCGACACTGCCGACAAGGCTTACAAAGACGCGGTGCGCTGA
- a CDS encoding polysaccharide lyase family 7 protein, producing MIDLGSWNLSIPVGSPPKTIETQQLKQGYDGKYFESHSDRIFFWAPVTGTKTDNAKFPRSELRETWSDGTPHNWLFPEADNFLYATLAVNQVPSSGRIVIGQIHTKDSDRPMLKVEYQYKDATKTGNIVAKVRQRFEDKEARIITLLEGVALEERFRYIIHLSPGGELSVSVKDSNWRTSVGASWRDKPLYFKAGVYTQDNTGYTSEGGKATFYRLDIDHNK from the coding sequence ATGATCGACCTCGGTTCATGGAATCTCAGCATTCCTGTGGGCTCACCCCCCAAAACCATCGAAACCCAGCAACTGAAACAGGGCTACGACGGCAAGTACTTCGAGTCACACAGCGACCGGATCTTTTTCTGGGCCCCCGTGACCGGCACCAAGACCGACAATGCCAAATTCCCGCGTAGCGAACTGCGCGAAACCTGGTCCGACGGCACGCCTCACAACTGGCTGTTCCCCGAAGCGGACAACTTCCTCTACGCCACCCTGGCGGTCAACCAGGTCCCCTCCAGTGGCAGGATCGTCATTGGCCAGATCCATACCAAAGACAGCGACCGCCCCATGCTCAAGGTCGAATACCAGTACAAGGACGCCACCAAGACCGGCAACATCGTCGCCAAGGTGCGCCAGCGCTTCGAAGACAAGGAAGCGCGGATCATCACCCTCCTGGAAGGCGTGGCGCTCGAAGAACGCTTCAGGTACATCATCCACCTCAGCCCCGGCGGCGAATTGAGCGTCAGCGTCAAGGACAGCAACTGGCGGACTTCGGTGGGTGCCAGTTGGCGCGACAAGCCCCTGTACTTCAAGGCGGGCGTCTACACCCAGGACAATACCGGCTACACCAGCGAAGGCGGCAAGGCGACCTTCTATCGCCTGGATATCGACCACAACAAATGA
- a CDS encoding putative bifunctional diguanylate cyclase/phosphodiesterase — MECANTNANDGNAVLLVVDDYPENLVTMQAVLQRADWCIVTASSGFEALNVLLEREVDLVLLDVQMPGMDGFEVARLMRGSQRTRLTPIIFLTANEQSQEAVHRGYANGATDYLFKPFDPHVLRPKVQALLEQQRNRRALQKLTQELDAARAFNASVLSNVAEGILVVDEQGSIRFANPAICRLLDLAENALDGSALLDHFSYPKAGHWLESGFHTHYRRGETWRVHDATLLTRTGGQLPVAFSCAPLPTEQKGMVLSILDMSVERDLYRQLEQQAVTDALTGLLNRRGLFKAVDSMLPRNERAGKCLAVMYLDLDGFKRINDSLGHESGDQVLLWVAGQLRECMRPYDVLARIGGDEFVVVIEGLEHAEQAAKVAEKLIERVSVRRHVDGVDVTLGVSIGISTHPACGAQLDDLLRVADTAMYEAKRAGRQQYRFYDQSMNGRARSRLMLEEGIRSAIEDQQFSVIYQPQVYAVDGRLRGFEAILHWQHPLVGDVPRDLFMPLLEETRLINRLGDWMFDQSTEQRHRWNGVFDADLVMSVGISASQFCLPSLATELQAAMQRHGIAPGQLEVEISETALVHNLNHSRRQLQQLHDIGVRVSLDDFGAGDCSLAHLRNLELDSLKFDRHFIETLLDCPRDMAMASSVIELAHRLNILVVADGVTRVEQLRWLVEQGCHLLQGALLAAPLSAAQAQDQPRRMDLHAWNLSEPSRPR; from the coding sequence ATGGAATGCGCGAATACCAATGCTAATGACGGCAATGCGGTATTACTGGTCGTCGATGATTACCCTGAAAACCTCGTGACGATGCAGGCGGTCCTGCAGCGCGCCGATTGGTGCATCGTGACCGCCAGCTCGGGTTTCGAGGCGCTCAACGTGCTGCTGGAGCGCGAAGTCGACCTGGTGTTGCTGGACGTACAGATGCCCGGCATGGATGGCTTCGAAGTCGCTCGCCTGATGCGGGGCAGCCAGCGCACGCGCCTGACGCCCATCATCTTTCTGACCGCCAACGAGCAGAGCCAGGAAGCGGTGCATCGCGGCTATGCCAACGGCGCCACCGATTACCTGTTCAAGCCCTTCGACCCCCACGTGCTCAGGCCCAAGGTGCAGGCCCTGCTGGAGCAGCAGCGTAATCGCCGCGCCCTGCAGAAACTGACCCAGGAGCTGGACGCCGCGCGCGCGTTCAACGCCTCGGTGCTGTCCAACGTCGCCGAAGGCATCCTGGTGGTCGACGAGCAGGGCAGCATCCGCTTCGCCAATCCGGCCATCTGCCGTTTGCTCGACCTGGCCGAGAACGCCCTGGATGGCTCTGCGCTGCTCGATCATTTCAGCTACCCCAAGGCCGGGCACTGGCTGGAGTCAGGCTTTCATACCCATTACCGACGCGGCGAAACCTGGCGTGTGCATGACGCGACCCTGCTGACCCGCACCGGCGGTCAGCTGCCGGTGGCGTTTTCCTGTGCTCCCCTGCCGACCGAGCAGAAAGGCATGGTGCTGAGCATTCTCGACATGTCCGTCGAGCGCGATCTCTACCGCCAGCTGGAACAACAGGCGGTCACCGATGCACTGACCGGCCTGCTCAATCGTCGTGGTTTGTTCAAGGCCGTGGACAGCATGCTGCCGCGCAACGAGCGGGCCGGCAAATGCCTGGCGGTGATGTATCTGGACCTGGACGGCTTCAAGCGCATCAACGATTCGCTGGGGCACGAATCCGGTGACCAGGTGCTGCTCTGGGTGGCCGGGCAATTGCGTGAATGCATGCGCCCCTACGATGTGCTGGCGCGCATCGGCGGTGACGAGTTCGTGGTGGTCATCGAAGGCCTGGAGCACGCCGAGCAGGCGGCCAAGGTGGCCGAGAAACTCATCGAGCGCGTCTCGGTGCGCCGCCATGTGGACGGTGTGGACGTGACCCTGGGGGTGAGCATCGGCATTTCCACCCACCCGGCCTGCGGTGCCCAGCTCGACGACCTGCTGCGGGTGGCCGACACCGCCATGTATGAAGCCAAGCGTGCCGGGCGTCAGCAGTATCGCTTCTATGACCAGAGCATGAATGGCCGTGCACGCTCACGGTTGATGCTGGAGGAGGGCATACGCAGCGCCATCGAAGACCAGCAGTTCTCGGTCATCTACCAGCCCCAGGTGTATGCCGTCGATGGCCGCCTGCGCGGTTTCGAGGCGATCCTGCATTGGCAGCATCCGCTGGTGGGCGATGTGCCGCGTGACCTGTTCATGCCGCTGCTGGAGGAAACCCGGCTGATCAATCGCCTTGGCGACTGGATGTTCGACCAGAGCACCGAACAGCGGCACCGCTGGAACGGCGTCTTCGACGCCGACCTGGTCATGAGCGTGGGAATCAGTGCCTCGCAGTTCTGCCTGCCCAGCCTGGCGACCGAACTGCAAGCCGCGATGCAGCGCCACGGTATCGCGCCGGGCCAGCTGGAAGTGGAAATCAGCGAAACGGCACTGGTGCACAACCTCAACCACAGTCGCCGACAACTGCAGCAGTTGCATGACATCGGGGTGCGGGTATCGCTGGACGATTTTGGTGCCGGTGATTGCTCGCTGGCGCACCTGCGCAATCTGGAACTGGATTCCCTCAAGTTCGATCGGCACTTCATCGAAACCCTGCTCGATTGCCCGCGGGACATGGCCATGGCAAGCAGTGTCATCGAGCTGGCGCATCGCCTGAACATTCTGGTGGTTGCCGATGGCGTGACGCGCGTCGAGCAGCTGCGCTGGTTGGTCGAGCAGGGTTGCCACCTGCTGCAAGGCGCCTTGCTGGCCGCGCCGCTGAGTGCCGCGCAGGCCCAAGACCAGCCGCGGCGCATGGACCTGCACGCCTGGAACCTGAGCGAACCCTCCCGGCCGCGCTGA
- a CDS encoding M48 family metallopeptidase: MSASSPAPLKYLQAYPAALQEQVRQLIAQQRLGDYLQQRYPARHAVQSDKALYAYALELKNQYLRNAPAIDKVLFDNRLDLTHRALGLHTTVSRVQGARLKASKEIRVASLFKEAAPEFLNMIVVHELAHFKETEHNKAFYKLCEHMLPGYHQLEFDLRVYLTWRDLQAA; this comes from the coding sequence ATGAGCGCTTCCAGTCCAGCACCGTTGAAATACCTGCAGGCCTATCCGGCGGCCTTGCAGGAGCAGGTTCGCCAGCTGATCGCCCAGCAGCGCCTGGGCGATTACCTGCAGCAGCGTTACCCCGCTCGGCATGCGGTACAGAGCGACAAGGCCCTGTACGCCTATGCGCTGGAGCTGAAGAACCAGTACCTGCGCAACGCCCCGGCCATCGACAAGGTGCTGTTCGACAATCGCCTCGACCTGACCCATCGTGCGCTCGGCCTGCACACGACGGTGTCGCGGGTGCAGGGGGCCAGGCTCAAGGCCAGCAAGGAGATCCGCGTGGCCTCGCTGTTCAAGGAAGCGGCCCCGGAGTTCCTCAACATGATCGTTGTCCACGAGCTGGCGCACTTCAAGGAAACCGAGCACAACAAGGCGTTCTACAAGCTCTGTGAGCACATGTTGCCCGGTTATCACCAACTGGAATTCGACCTGCGTGTCTACCTGACCTGGCGCGACCTGCAGGCGGCCTGA
- a CDS encoding winged helix-turn-helix domain-containing protein: MEVSKTKSSFYRRLYVAWLIDSGQASSVPALTELTGMPRRTAQDTIAALADLDIVCEFEQRDGARNHAGDYRIRDWGAIDPRWIERNLPTIRQVLGYPL, translated from the coding sequence ATGGAAGTGAGCAAGACCAAGAGCAGTTTCTATCGCCGTCTCTACGTGGCCTGGCTGATCGACAGCGGGCAGGCCAGCAGCGTGCCGGCGCTGACCGAACTGACCGGCATGCCGCGGCGCACCGCCCAGGACACGATTGCCGCATTGGCCGACCTGGATATCGTCTGTGAGTTCGAGCAGCGCGACGGCGCGCGCAACCATGCCGGTGATTACCGCATTCGCGACTGGGGAGCGATCGACCCGCGCTGGATCGAGCGCAACCTGCCGACTATCAGACAGGTGCTGGGCTACCCCCTTTAG
- a CDS encoding GNAT family N-acetyltransferase, with the protein MSIKWICKHHTDLTLEQLYAVLRLRAEVFVVEQQCVYQDVDGLDLIGDTCHVLGMQEGQLVAYLRLLDPIQQNGDVTIGRVVTAPAIRKKGLGHELMEQALEQAERKWPDQPIYLSAQAHLQGYYSRYGFNPVGEVYLEDGIPHIGMRRDLE; encoded by the coding sequence ATGTCTATCAAATGGATCTGCAAACACCATACCGACCTGACCCTCGAACAGCTGTATGCGGTTCTGCGCCTGCGTGCCGAGGTGTTCGTGGTCGAACAGCAGTGCGTCTATCAGGATGTCGATGGCCTGGACCTGATCGGAGACACCTGTCATGTGCTGGGTATGCAGGAGGGCCAGCTGGTCGCCTACCTGCGCCTGCTGGACCCGATCCAGCAGAATGGCGACGTGACCATCGGCCGCGTGGTCACCGCCCCGGCGATCCGCAAGAAAGGCCTGGGCCATGAATTGATGGAGCAGGCCCTGGAACAGGCCGAGCGCAAGTGGCCGGATCAACCCATCTACCTTTCCGCCCAGGCCCATCTGCAGGGCTACTACAGCCGCTATGGCTTCAACCCGGTGGGCGAGGTGTATCTGGAAGATGGCATCCCGCACATCGGCATGCGCCGCGACCTGGAGTAA
- a CDS encoding substrate-binding periplasmic protein, protein MPRWIRAIGMVGLLLAGPGEAAERLRLVGDSWAPFTDAGLLNGGLATDIVSTALARAGYASSYEQVPWARALRGVAEGRYDVLVNAWYTEERTRIGQFSAEYLVNRILFVKRRDALFSEWTPSMLHRHTIGVVRGYAYSPSFDEDTSLHKVPVVDFSMAVRMLAAGRIDLTLEDEFVARHQLAVEDASVRDALEFMPMPLAENSLHILVSLKHPDHARIVQRFDAAIAAMKADGSYQALLRRHGF, encoded by the coding sequence ATGCCTCGATGGATTCGGGCCATAGGGATGGTAGGACTGCTGTTGGCAGGGCCGGGCGAAGCGGCAGAGCGCCTGCGCCTGGTGGGTGATTCCTGGGCGCCTTTCACCGACGCCGGTTTGCTCAATGGTGGCCTGGCCACCGATATCGTCAGTACGGCACTGGCCAGGGCCGGCTATGCCTCTTCCTACGAACAGGTGCCCTGGGCCAGGGCGCTGCGCGGCGTGGCCGAGGGGCGCTACGATGTGCTGGTGAACGCCTGGTACACCGAAGAGCGCACCCGAATCGGCCAGTTTTCCGCCGAGTACCTGGTCAACCGCATCCTCTTCGTCAAGCGCCGGGACGCGCTGTTCAGCGAGTGGACCCCATCCATGCTGCACCGCCACACCATTGGGGTGGTCAGGGGCTACGCCTATTCCCCGTCATTCGATGAGGACACCAGCCTGCACAAGGTTCCGGTCGTGGACTTCTCCATGGCGGTGCGCATGCTGGCGGCGGGGCGCATCGACCTGACCCTGGAAGACGAATTCGTCGCCCGTCACCAGCTGGCCGTGGAAGATGCCTCGGTGCGTGACGCGCTGGAGTTCATGCCGATGCCCCTGGCCGAGAACAGCCTGCACATCCTCGTCAGCCTCAAGCACCCCGATCATGCACGGATCGTCCAACGTTTCGACGCGGCGATTGCGGCGATGAAGGCCGATGGCAGCTACCAGGCCTTGTTGCGCCGCCATGGTTTTTGA